A DNA window from Oryzias latipes chromosome 5, ASM223467v1 contains the following coding sequences:
- the lyar gene encoding cell growth-regulating nucleolar protein: MVFFTCNACGESLKKAQVDKHVNICRGCQVLSCIDCGKDFWDDDYKNHTKCISEDQKYGGKGFEAKANKGDVKQQQWLQRIHEALNKSSISPKLRDVLRQVSAYDNVPRKKAKFQNWMKNSLKISNTSLHEEVWNIIAAAVDVPEDTQQHMEKEAEVQANTNGTQTPFGHEDVKKNKKMNKRERKEARQQNNGKAPKLYDEQVTQEQKESQTGKRKKDGKRKHKEAEDEEQNCDENEISAKKRIKVAAEANDAEMSNEAEDQAVPLGKFHWKETIMAVLRKTPDQELPIKRLKKKVLAAYYSFTGERNFKTEEQLISTFNKKISKNPKFRVLKDQVKLVN, translated from the exons atggTGTTCTTCACCTGCAATGCGTGTGGCGAGTCTCTGAAAAAAGCCCAGGTCGATAAACACGTGAACATCTGCCGTGGGTGTCAGGTGTTGTCCTGCATTGACTGCGGAAAAGATTTCTG GGACGACGACTATAAAAATCACACTAAGTGTATCAGTGAAGACCAGAAGTATGGGGGGAAAGGCTTCGAGGCCAAGGCAAACAAAGGCGATGTCAAACAACAGCAGTGGTTACAG AGAATCCATGAAGCCCTGAACAAATCAAGCATCAGTCCCAAGCTGAGAGATGTGCTCAGGCAAGTCAGTGCATACGACAATGTCCCCAGGAAGAAAGCCAAGTTTCAG aaCTGGATGAAAAACAGTCTAAAAATATCCAACACAAGCCTACACGAGGAAGTGTGGAACATAATTGCTGCTGCCGTCGAT GTTCCAGAAGATACACAGCAGCACATGGAGAAAGAAGCTGAAGTCCAAGCAAACACTAATGGAACTCAAACTCCGTTTGGCCACGAAgatgtgaagaaaaacaaaaagatgaacaaaagaGAACGCAAAGAGGCCCGGCAGCAGAACAACGGAAAAGCTCCAAAACTATATGACGAACAAGTCACACAAGAGCAGAAAGAAAGCCAAACagggaaaaggaaaaaggatggaaaaagaaaacacaaagaagcaGAAGATGAAGAGCAAAACTGTGATGAAAATGAGATATCTGCCAAGAAAAGga TTAAGGTTGCAGCAGAGGCTAATGATGCTGAGATGTCAAATGAGGCTGAAGATCAAGCTGTTCCTCTGG GGAAATTCCACTGGAAGGAAACCATCATGGCGGTTCTCCGTAAAACACCTGACCAGGAACTGCCCATCAAAAGGCTCAAGAAGAAA gtTTTGGCAGCTTATTACTCTTTCACTGGCGAGAGGAATTTTAAAACAGAGGAACAACTGATTTCTACATTCAACAAAAAGATCAGCAAAAATCCGAAGTTTAGAGTTCTGAAAGACCAAGTGAAACTTGTCAATTAG